The following proteins are co-located in the Chryseobacterium daecheongense genome:
- a CDS encoding NAD(P)-dependent alcohol dehydrogenase, with the protein MEIEAGLVLRQGTEVEVTKLILDEPLDNEVLVKMVSAGICRTDIDVMEQYIETPLPAVLGHEGAGVVVKVGKDVTKVKEGDHVVLSLSSCGQCEKCKSGLPSYCIKHVALNFGGSRVDGSVCLHCSDGNAVHSHFFGQSSHSSYSVVNETSVIKVSKNADLRYLAPFACGIMTGAGGILNTLKPEAGSSIVIYGMGAVGLSAVMAAKIAGCSTVIAVDISENRLHLALEMGATHTFNGNDKALQEQISAVTNGGADYAFESSGVKKVMNSALDTIKENGTMILTGVLPQGETVAFDAWNLVRGRTIKGSIMGDCVPEIFIPKLISFYEEGRFPVDKMMKFFSLKDFNAAIKESLSGETIKAVITF; encoded by the coding sequence ATGGAAATAGAAGCAGGATTGGTATTACGCCAGGGAACAGAGGTAGAAGTAACAAAACTTATTTTAGACGAACCTTTGGATAATGAGGTATTGGTAAAGATGGTTTCTGCAGGAATCTGTAGAACTGATATTGATGTCATGGAACAGTATATCGAGACCCCTTTACCTGCAGTATTAGGTCATGAAGGAGCCGGTGTTGTTGTCAAAGTTGGAAAAGATGTTACAAAGGTAAAAGAAGGAGATCATGTTGTATTATCATTAAGCTCCTGTGGACAATGTGAAAAATGCAAATCTGGATTACCATCTTATTGTATAAAACACGTAGCTCTTAATTTTGGAGGAAGTCGTGTTGATGGATCTGTATGTCTGCATTGTTCAGATGGAAATGCTGTACATAGCCATTTCTTTGGACAATCTTCTCATTCCTCATATTCTGTAGTAAATGAAACTTCAGTAATTAAGGTATCGAAGAATGCTGACTTACGATACTTAGCTCCATTTGCTTGTGGAATTATGACAGGAGCAGGAGGTATTTTAAATACACTAAAGCCTGAAGCGGGAAGTTCCATAGTTATATATGGAATGGGAGCAGTGGGATTAAGTGCTGTAATGGCCGCGAAAATTGCAGGGTGTAGTACTGTTATTGCTGTAGATATTAGTGAAAATAGGCTTCATCTAGCATTGGAGATGGGGGCAACACATACCTTTAATGGGAATGATAAAGCATTACAAGAACAAATATCAGCCGTTACAAATGGGGGGGCAGATTATGCATTTGAATCCTCAGGTGTTAAAAAAGTGATGAACTCAGCTTTGGACACAATAAAGGAGAATGGTACTATGATTCTTACGGGAGTCTTACCTCAAGGAGAAACGGTTGCTTTTGATGCCTGGAACCTGGTAAGAGGACGTACAATAAAAGGAAGTATTATGGGAGACTGTGTTCCTGAGATTTTTATTCCTAAGCTAATTAGTTTTTATGAAGAGGGTCGTTTTCCAGTAGATAAAATGATGAAATTCTTTAGTTTGAAAGATTTTAATGCTGCAATAAAAGAAAGTCTCTCTGGAGAAACTATTAAAGCAGTAATTACGTTTTAA
- a CDS encoding recombinase family protein: MLIGYARVSTQEQNSSVQIEALRKVGCELIFEEKTSGGRWDRPKLKELLNHLRKDDIVIVWKLDRLSRSLKDLLFLIEQIEEKKSGFRSLTESIDTTTYSGRMMMQMVGIFAEFEREMLKERTKKGLEHARKEGRIGGRKPKLKEVQRKEIKHLVQSGRKTAPEVAKLFDVHPATIYRLIKSV, translated from the coding sequence ATGTTAATAGGATATGCTAGAGTCTCCACTCAGGAGCAAAATAGTTCAGTTCAGATTGAAGCTTTGAGAAAAGTAGGTTGTGAACTTATCTTTGAGGAAAAGACTTCTGGTGGAAGATGGGATCGCCCGAAACTTAAAGAGCTTCTCAACCATCTTCGCAAGGACGACATTGTTATTGTCTGGAAGCTGGACAGACTTTCCCGATCACTGAAAGATCTTCTCTTCTTGATAGAGCAGATTGAAGAAAAAAAATCAGGATTCCGAAGCTTGACAGAATCTATTGACACTACTACATATTCAGGAAGAATGATGATGCAGATGGTTGGAATTTTTGCAGAATTTGAAAGAGAAATGCTAAAAGAACGTACTAAAAAAGGACTTGAGCACGCCAGAAAAGAAGGAAGGATTGGAGGAAGAAAACCCAAACTAAAGGAAGTTCAAAGAAAAGAAATAAAACATCTTGTCCAATCGGGAAGAAAAACAGCTCCTGAAGTAGCCAAATTATTCGATGTTCATCCGGCTACTATTTACCGATTAATCAAATCAGTTTAA
- a CDS encoding acyltransferase has translation MIFPLKSKALLERLFSIFSKELNHHRIFGLDILRCFAIITVIIDHGKFIFPQKIIKIHNYIRFDGVSIFFVLSGFLIGGILIKQLETNKASFKLLLNFWIKRWFRTLPTYFLILSILVVCYNIQDPSFSFNKIKSYYLFCQNLFYPTSEYFPESWSLSVEEWFYLIIPFLIFSLIVLLKLSPKNSIIIIAFFTLSFVSFLRYYYPYMHGTLIKAGDFHHQVVYRLDSMMYGIIGAYINYYYAKYWKMAATKLFVCGLLVFIIHRYIYINNIFPSPIGLYNVVLEYSIISFGTLLLLPFLSNLEKVKYKIANIVTILSLISYSMYLIHMTFVKDMILKSIPWTSFTTNYNIIIPVFYFLYWSLTIVLSAIIFKTFETPMTNLRNKVVSDKQY, from the coding sequence ATGATTTTTCCTTTAAAAAGCAAAGCACTCCTTGAGCGCCTATTTTCTATTTTTAGTAAAGAACTTAACCATCACAGGATTTTCGGATTAGATATTTTAAGATGCTTTGCAATCATCACTGTGATTATTGATCACGGTAAATTTATCTTCCCACAAAAAATAATAAAAATTCATAATTATATACGATTTGATGGTGTTAGTATTTTTTTTGTGTTAAGTGGATTTTTGATTGGGGGGATTTTAATAAAACAATTGGAAACCAATAAAGCGTCTTTTAAACTACTCCTGAACTTTTGGATAAAAAGATGGTTTAGAACTCTTCCTACTTACTTTCTAATCCTATCCATTCTTGTAGTTTGCTATAACATACAAGATCCTTCTTTCAGTTTTAACAAAATTAAAAGCTACTATTTATTTTGTCAAAATTTATTTTATCCAACATCGGAATATTTTCCAGAATCCTGGAGTCTAAGTGTAGAAGAATGGTTTTATTTAATAATTCCTTTTCTTATTTTTTCACTAATTGTTCTTTTAAAACTATCTCCTAAAAATTCCATTATAATTATTGCTTTTTTTACTTTATCTTTTGTTTCTTTTTTAAGGTATTATTATCCATATATGCATGGAACTCTTATAAAGGCTGGAGACTTTCATCATCAGGTAGTGTATCGATTAGATAGTATGATGTACGGAATCATAGGCGCCTATATTAATTATTATTATGCAAAATACTGGAAAATGGCTGCTACCAAATTATTTGTATGTGGCCTTTTAGTATTTATTATTCATAGATATATATATATAAATAATATTTTCCCCAGCCCAATAGGCCTTTACAATGTTGTATTAGAATATAGCATAATTTCTTTTGGCACACTTCTATTACTTCCATTTCTTTCAAATCTAGAAAAAGTAAAATATAAAATAGCTAACATAGTTACGATACTAAGCTTAATCTCATACTCAATGTATTTAATACATATGACGTTTGTTAAAGATATGATTTTAAAGAGTATTCCCTGGACAAGTTTTACCACAAATTATAACATAATTATTCCTGTTTTTTATTTCTTGTATTGGTCTCTCACTATTGTACTTTCTGCTATTATATTTAAAACATTTGAAACTCCGATGACAAACCTAAGAAATAAAGTAGTTTCCGATAAACAATATTGA
- a CDS encoding type II toxin-antitoxin system RelE/ParE family toxin → MFEIEWTQKAEHLYLEALEFWINHNKSATYSKKIVKQVSEKEDYIANNPYAGQEVFEIPDVRYVVVLRKFLIFYRVNNKTIQILSFWDGHKNPQDLEL, encoded by the coding sequence ATGTTCGAAATAGAATGGACTCAGAAAGCGGAGCATTTATATCTGGAAGCGTTGGAGTTTTGGATTAACCATAATAAGTCTGCCACGTATTCAAAAAAGATAGTAAAACAGGTTTCTGAAAAAGAAGATTACATTGCCAACAATCCTTACGCAGGGCAGGAAGTTTTTGAGATTCCAGATGTCCGTTATGTGGTTGTCCTTAGAAAGTTTTTAATTTTTTATAGGGTTAATAACAAAACAATTCAAATTCTTTCTTTCTGGGACGGACATAAAAACCCACAAGATTTAGAGTTATAA